TGCATTCTTATAGCTTGCTTGAAACAAGCTTCAAAAAAGTTTAGAGGGGATGAGAAGCAGCCAAACCTTCATTTGGTACTCATTTGTTGAACTATACTCCCAcatttaactttctttttcttctattgtctCAGATTTTAGCCTGACAggaaagtttttgtttttattgtttttggttcTTGTATGAACAATGTAGATTGCTGAAGAAAACAGTGGGGGTTTTCCAGATGCAATGAATAATGGAATGACCGATACACGTTGTGAAAGCAAGCGCGAAATGAAATCTCCAAGTTTGGTTGCTAGGCTCATGGGTTTGGAATCGATGCCAGCAGGATCAGGCATTAAACCCCAAAAAGCTTCAGCTTCTAAAACTTGGAGCAATGTGGCAGACAAACTTGGTGCTCGACCTGGAGGATCTGATAAAGAAGATATGGATTTTGAGATAGCCGAAATAAAGAGTTCAGAGCCAGGTTTGCAAAGTTTTAGAGCTAAATGTGCTCTCACTTACCCTACTAGATATTTTTCTCCCTTGGAAGATGAAGCAGATTTAGTTGGGAATTCACTTAATCACCATTCAACTGACAGCTACCTCTCCAGCAGTCCCAATAGTAGCTCAAGTATTGTCCCTGATTCACCATTTTACTATTTGCATACTTCCTTTCTTTACctcaaatacataaattaaaaaataagacaactcTGAACTTGGATTTCATGCATCCATGCTTCTAATAAATATGATGCTTGTTTTCTTCCAGAGGACAAAGTGCTTGCTGAATCAGTGGACGCTGTTGATGATGAACCACACTTTCTAGAACCAGATAGAGATCTTTCGGATTGTGAGACCTCATTATCCACCAGGAGGAGTTGCAGAGAACTGATTCACAACGTTTCTGGAGTGCTCAGCAAGATTGATCGGTTAAAAGGAAGTAAACTCAGTTATGCAAAATAGGTCATTATGAATGCTGAACTCATATCTGGAACTACACCTTAATAGTAGGCTCTACCTGTAGAGGATGGGTTCTCTGTGAGCCATTTTCTCCTTAATGAATATGAAATGTTTTAGAGTTTTCTGTGGATGGCTTTCGGTGAGTTGCTTggctgtaatgacccaaaatagaTGAATCAACTTAAAGGATTCGCCTTTGATTGTCTATTAGAGTACCTAGACTCAAAATTTTCTCCAATCTCAATTCTGGTTTAAGAACCAGTACCAAACTA
The genomic region above belongs to Capsicum annuum cultivar UCD-10X-F1 unplaced genomic scaffold, UCD10Xv1.1 ctg26322, whole genome shotgun sequence and contains:
- the LOC124890880 gene encoding uncharacterized protein LOC124890880, whose amino-acid sequence is MNDSSAREMNDSLAAITERQPQRPCGFVGIFFQLFDRNRRFAKKLFPKKLFSLACLKQASKKFRGDEKQPNLHLIAEENSGGFPDAMNNGMTDTRCESKREMKSPSLVARLMGLESMPAGSGIKPQKASASKTWSNVADKLGARPGGSDKEDMDFEIAEIKSSEPGLQSFRAKCALTYPTRYFSPLEDEADLVGNSLNHHSTDSYLSSSPNSSSKDKVLAESVDAVDDEPHFLEPDRDLSDCETSLSTRRSCRELIHNVSGVLSKIDRLKGSKLSYAK